The Kogia breviceps isolate mKogBre1 chromosome 19, mKogBre1 haplotype 1, whole genome shotgun sequence genome contains the following window.
AGCTGTTAATAATTGTTTGCTGAATAGATGCAACAGAATGGTTGATCAGCTTCCTGATGGTCAGTTACAATTATGTCAATTTGGGAGAGAACTTTCCTTCaaccacccccccgccaccccccccccccgccaataaataaatattgaaaaaaaacaaagaaaaagagaacagtgaAGAGGCACAATGGAGACCACCTAGCTACCCCCAACTATATTAATCTGTGTAATCTTCAGCAAGTCTCCACTGAggtctcagtcttctcatccGTAAATTGAGCGGTGGTCACTGGAATCTAAGCTCCCCTCCAGCTCTGACATTCCAAGAGCattaaagaaaaaggatgaaTCACCCCTTCAAAATACCAGTATGGGCTGGGCCCTCCCCGGTCGTCCCCATCCAGCACAGCCAAGAGCTCTTACTTAATACACAGCCAGCTTCCTCTTGCAGCTGCCACCAAACTTCAACCCCCTTTCCCAGGAGTCTGAGAAGCAAGACTGATAATGGACCCCTGGCCTTCTCCATCTCaacagggaaccagatcccattCCCAGACTCTGGGGGCCAGAGGGTCCTCCCCTAAGGGGGCTGGCTTTCTGTGGACATTTGGCCTCACTATGCTTGTGCATCAAGTGTCGGGATGCTGGAAGgcggaaggaaaaaagggaagagtTGAAAATAGAGGGTTGATGAGTGAATTCCTGCAATCGGGGCAGGAGGGCTGGGGTGCTGGGAAACCTTGCCTTTCTCTTGCAGGATTTTGAAAAAGTTGATGTGTCTGTATCAGTAATGGTTATAAATCTCCATTCGGGGGACGCGTGGTCCCTCAGCAGCTGCATACGTTCATAGACACAGGCTGTCAAAGCCTCCGAAGACACCAAGATCAATTTTCCTCCTTACAGGAGATAGGCACTAGATGACCGCAGAGGACAGTTTTCTTGCCTCTCTGCCCAGAGCTCTCTACTCCTTTCCGCGTCGATGCTATTATTAGTATTATCAACATTAATAATAATGGAGACGTAACAGGCTGTGCATTAGTCACAATGTTCCAGGAGCCAGCACCTCCTTCGCTCTCTTGTGGGACGGGCTGGGTCCTGCTGGGTCTTCCCTCCGTGTCCGGAACGGCCCTTTGAGGCTGTCTGTCCGGTGGTCTGTCTCTTGCCGGTCACGTCTGCAGCCCGGGTCCTCCTAGCTCCCGCGGGCTCCCGCTCTGAAAGCCGAGAAGCTCGCCGGCTGCGAGCGGGTTTTCCAAGTGGgcagggggggtggggtggggaggggccagcGGGCGGAGAGAGGAGGGGGCGTCGCGGAGGGGAAGACCTCGCATTGTAATCCAGTGACACTGCcaacatgggggtggggggcgctggCCTCGGCGCGCTCTCCGAGTTTTGGCTGCCCGCCCAGCTGGGAATAACTCTCTTCGCATAATTCGCGTGTTTACCAGGCATGAAAATTCTTGCTTtcggctccccccaccccccgtaagccccctccccttcccctcgcCCCACCACCTCCGCCCCTCGCAAGTGAAACTCTGTCTAAAAAAATATTGGCCCGCGGCACAGAAAGTTTTGCATAAATTCATAAGTGATGAATGGCTGATTTTAACGTTATTTGGGTATTTGTCAGAACTTAACAAATATACATGGGGACGGCGGTTCATAAACTTAAACATCTCAATATCCCCTTTCTTCTGGAAATAAATTACGTTTGTTTGCCCGGCTTGGAGTCTTAAGGTAGCCGAcattaggaatattttaaaagccatcATCCATCGAGCATGTCTCCCAGGCGccaggaagattaaatgaaagaatcaTAAGATGGAGGTCTTTAACTTTTAATCCTTTTACAATGAAGCCTCAGATAGTCGCGGGGGCAGGGTGCCCTCTCTGGGGGGAATAATGCCGTTATTCCTCGGCTCTCAGTTAATGAATACCCTAACGTCTGTCCCACGGCTGACGGAGGCAGCGCCGGGGAGGGGGCTCCGGCTCCCGAGCCAGGCTATTGAAATGAGGAGCCACCGAGGCTGCGTCGGGAGGGAAGAAAGCGCCCGGCTGGAGGGacagggcgggcggggccgggggcatTGAGACTGCGCTGGGGACCCAGCGCAGGTTTGAAATAATTAGCATAGATTCCCCGGGACTccggactggggtgggggggggggagggggggagggacgCCGGGAGGGAGGCGCGGGGAGgtggcagggggctggggagggagcaaAGGAGAGCGACTTTGGAGtccaagataaataaaaggagCGCTGAGCAGTGTCAGGAAGCCGGCCCACGTGGAGCTGCGCGGACGGGCGCCACCGCGGACTGAGGCGGAGGGACGCACGCGAGTCCAGAGCTGGCCCCGAGAAGCTGGCTTTttaaggggtggggtgggggtgaggtctTGCACGTCCCTTTAAGGGGAAACACGTCTGTTGCCCCTATGTAACCCAAAGCTCAAAGATCCAGATTCtgatttctcctccctcccccacccccaagtggAGTAAGTGCCTAGAGAGGGGGGCACACCCGGTTCCCAACTGCAGATCCCAGTGGTGGCATTTTTCACCCAAATTCGGACTCCTCTGAAATCCTGACCCTCTGAGCCCTCCTTAGGtcccaggggaggggggaggtgagTGTCAAATCTCCCAGCTATCACCAGCAATTCTGGCTGAGGGCCTGGGATTTCGGGGGCTCAGACCTGCAGGATCCCTGAGGTTACGTTGATTCCAAGGGATCGCCTCAGCTAGCACCACCACAGCTTCCGGGACTGCAAAGGGTTAACGCGGGCTGGATATTGAGGTGGGGGTGTGCGAGGCGGGAGGGGTGTCGGGATCTGGGTGGGCGCGCTCTGATCTCCCCCCCCCATTCCTCGGGGGTCAAGTTTCAGCGGCACTCCGCCCCCAGGGTAGGTGTGAAAGACACGTGTCCCCATTGTGAAGGGCCTGTCAGGCAGGACAAAGCGgccgcccaccctcccccccgcccctcgGCCCAGCCTGGGGTCAGCTCCAGGGGGCCGGCTGGGTGTCGAGGTCACGATGGGCCCGAGCTTTGGTGACATAGGCAGAAAAAGCTGGGAGACTGGGCGGAGGCCACGTGATGCTCAAGTGAGGAGTTTGAGAAtagctccccgccccccccccccaagaaaaaCTGAGCGGTCACTTCCATCACACCAGAAGACGGGATGAGCCCCTTCTCCCAACAGGCATAGTAAGCACAGCGGCACCCCCAAcccgcccctcccacccctcacccccccaTCAATCACCAACACAGAGAATCGCAGTGTCGAGCGCAGTCGATTTTAGTGGTTTTCTTTAATCCTGCTCTGCACTTCTTTCTCATTTACTACACGGGATATTATAAAGAATAAATAGCAGATACTCTTAATTTACAATGATTAGTCAttccatttgttctctatatttacaATAACTGTAAAATAACATTGAACTCTATAGCTTCTTCGAGGTCCAAGGCAAACCAAAACACTTTCCGAAGAATggaaaatagctttttaaaagtcCTTCTACAAAAGTTCTCCCCTCTCTTTgtactttaagaaaaaataacatttcccCCCTGCTTCGCCATGCGAAGGGCACTGGAATATAAATAGCAGGTTAACATTATTAGCAACAACCAGAATaagtctctcttttctctgttcttttttttccttttgcttaaaaaaattttaaaaatacagtagaagcCGGTAACTTTTAACGTATAATACTGACCttttaataagtaaattaaaactgGGAccgtatatacatacacatatacattcctACACAGTTAAACAGTGCATTACATGAACCAGAAAGCTAGGTCTCTgtagccggaaaaaaaaaaaaaaaaagttcattgaaTCCCCTCGCGAGAGGGTGGTGGAACTGGTTGGAGACTGTGCGGGGAGCGTCGGTGGGGATCGATCAAGTGTCCGGGTGCGGGCAGGGGGCCCTGAGTCCTAGCATGAGCACTTGCACTCGGAAATGATGGGGTACTGGATGGGAATCCAGCCGCAGCGCTGGCCCCCGCGCCGCTGACAGCGCCACCGCAGCACCGTGAGGTGCACGGACTTGGACGGCTTGCACACCATGCCCTCTGGCACGGAGCACGAGCGCTTGCTGAAGCAGCTGCCCACCTTCACGTAGCGCGGCCAAAAGCGGCTGCCCAGGTCGTTCCAGGCGTACAGCACCGGGCAAAAGGTCTGCGACCACAGCCACATCTGTAACTTCCTCCGCAGCTTCTTGCTCAGGCGCTGCTTCTTGCCTGGGGCCAAGCCCTCGGAGAACTCCAGCCCTTTGATCTCGCTCGGCATGGCCCCCGACGGCCGCTGCCGCAGCAGCTGGTCCAGCTCCGCCAGGTCCTCGGCGCCCCCGGccgccaccccgcccccgccgggcCGGTCCTCGGGGGGAGAGGTGGCCATGAAGCCCGGGTCGTAGTGGCCCCCGAGCAGTGAGCGCAGCAGCGTCTCGTTCAGATCCTTCTCCTTGGGGTCAAAAATAGGGTCCGGGTGTTCGATGAGGTCCACCAGGGGCAGGTTGTCGCTGGGAGCCGGGCGGATGTGGAGATAGTGCTGGCCGCCGGCCGGTGCCGCCCGCAGCCCCAGGACCACCACCAGGGCGTAGAGGgtgacccccaggctggggcagcGCTCCATGCCTCCGGCGCGCGCCCGGGGCTGCTGCTTCGTCCCGCGTCCCCGGAGGAGAGCACGCCGAGCCCGCGGCGCCGCCGCGCTCCCCCGTCTCTCCGGAGGCGGCTCACCCGAGGCTGGGCAGGCGCAGGGCCGGCAGCATGAGTCGCCGGCAGAGCCCTTCGCGCGGCGCCGGCTCCCACCGGGGCGGAAAAAACGCACACAAGTTGGCCGCAACTCCTCTCCCAGGTCTACTCGGGAAGGCGGCCGCGGCGGGGCATCCGAAATTACTCCAGGGCAACCGCGGGCGCTGGGGGCGCCGGCTGCTCGCTGCCTTCCCGGGCTGGCGGCGGCGCAGGGCGCGTGGACTGGCCGCTCTCCCCGCCTCCTCCTCTAGCTGCTCGTCGTCCGGCCGCTCTGTGCAGCGCCGCGGGCCGAGCCGGTCCTAGGGGCACTTCCCTCCGCCTGCTCGGGGCTCCGCGGCCGTCTCTGCCCGGCGGActccagcggcggcggcggcggcggcgtccgCGCACGTTGGCACCGGTTTGTCTGTCTCGCAGGGTCCAAGCCTTTAAATTTCCTGCACTTTCAGCTCCATCACCATGGAAACCACTGACTCTCTCGGCgttgccccctcccccttcttccccCCAAACAAcaaccccaccccccacttcTCCACCCCCGAGGAGCCGGAGCCGCACAGGCTCCGGGGGAAGCCGCCTGCACTCGccgcggaggcggcggcggcggcttcgGCAGCGCCCGGGCTGTGCCCCGCCGGACCCAGAT
Protein-coding sequences here:
- the NOG gene encoding noggin → MERCPSLGVTLYALVVVLGLRAAPAGGQHYLHIRPAPSDNLPLVDLIEHPDPIFDPKEKDLNETLLRSLLGGHYDPGFMATSPPEDRPGGGGVAAGGAEDLAELDQLLRQRPSGAMPSEIKGLEFSEGLAPGKKQRLSKKLRRKLQMWLWSQTFCPVLYAWNDLGSRFWPRYVKVGSCFSKRSCSVPEGMVCKPSKSVHLTVLRWRCQRRGGQRCGWIPIQYPIISECKCSC